A single region of the Amia ocellicauda isolate fAmiCal2 chromosome 8, fAmiCal2.hap1, whole genome shotgun sequence genome encodes:
- the LOC136754616 gene encoding fructose-1,6-bisphosphatase 1, whose translation MSDKGAFDTNVNTLTRFVLEEGRKAKGTGELTTLLNSMCTAIKAISTAVRKAGIANLYGIAGSTNVTGDQVKKLDVLSNDLVVNMIKSSFTSCVLVSEEDEKAIIVEADKRGKYVVCFDPLDGSSNIDCLASIGTIFAIYRKTTEDEPNEKDALQPGRNIVAAGYALYGSATMMVLSTGQGVNCFMLDPAIGEFILVDKDVRIKKKGKIYSLNEGYAKYFDPAVTEYLKKKKFPEDGSEPYGGRYVGSMVADVHRTLVYGGIFLYPANVKSPKGKLRLLYECNPMAFIMEQAGGMATTGSMNVLDIKPDSIHQRVPVVLGSPEDVQEYIAIVQKHASK comes from the exons ATGTCAGACAAAGGGGCTTTCGACACCAACGTGAACACCCTGACACGATTCGTGCTGGAGGAAGGCAGGAAGGCCAAAGGGACGGGCGAGCTGACCACGCTGCTCAACTCCATGTGCACGGCCATCAAAGCCATTTCCACAGCGGTCCGGAAAGCGGGCATTGCCAACCT CTATGGCATTGCAGGCAGCACCAACGTGACAGGAGACCAGGTGAAGAAGCTGGATGTCCTCTCCAATGACCTGGTGGTCAACATGATCAAGTCTTCCTTCACCTCCTGTGTGCTGGTCTCCGAAGAAGATGAGAAAGCCATCATCGTGGAGGCCGACAAGAGG GGCAAATATGTGGTCTGCTTTGACCCTCTGGATGGCTCTTCAAACATCGACTGCCTCGCATCAATCGGGACCATATTTGCCATCTACAGAAAG ACAACCGAGGATGAGCCCAATGAGAAGGATGCCCTGCAGCCGGGCCGTAACATCGTGGCAGCCGGATACGCCCTGTACGGTAGTGCCACCATGATGGTGCTCTCCACTGGACAGGGAGTCAACTGCTTTATGCTCGACCCA GCTATTGGAGAGTTCATTCTGGTGGATAAAGATGTCAGGATAAAGAAGAAGGGGAAGATTTACAGTCTCAATGAAGGTTACGCCAAGTATTTTGACCCGGCAGTGACGGAGTATTTGAAGAAAAAGAAGTTTCCTGAG GATGGCAGCGAGCCCTATGGTGGGAGATACGTTGGCTCCATGGTGGCCGATGTGCATCGTACCCTGGTGTACGGAGGAATCTTTCTGTACCCCGCCAATGTCAAGAGCCCTAAAGGAAAG CTGAGGCTGCTGTATGAATGCAACCCTATGGCGTTCATCATGGAGCAGGCTGGTGGCATGGCAACCACTGGGAGCATGAACGTGCTGGACATCAAACCTGACTCCATTCACCAGAGGGTCCCGGTGGTGCTGGGATCCCCAGAGGACGTCCAGGAGTACATTGCCATAGTCCAGAAACACGCCAGCAAGTAA